One stretch of Clavibacter michiganensis DNA includes these proteins:
- the serA gene encoding phosphoglycerate dehydrogenase — protein MTKPVVVIAEELSPATVDALGPDFDVRSVDGTDRPALLAALADADAVLVRSATKIDAEAIAAAPRLQVVARAGVGLDNVDIKAATTAGVMVVNAPTSNVISAAELAIGHILSLARFIPDASASLKQGLWKRSSFTGVELYEKTIGIVGLGRIGTLVAQRLAGFGATLVAYDPYVTPARAQQLGVQLLPLDELMQASDFITIHIPKTPDTTGLISTEQFALAKPSLRIVNASRGGIIDEDALYTALKSKRIAGAGLDVFVSEPPTGSPLLDLDNIIVTPHLGASTDEAQEKAGVSVAKSVRLALGGELVPDAVNVAGGVIDPYVRPGIPLMEKLGQVFSGLAHEALTSIDVVVRGELAGYDVSVLKLAALKGVFTNVVSENVSYVNAPLLAEQRGLEVRLITDAVSEEYRNVLSIRGALSDGTQVSVSGTLTGTKQIEKLVEIDGYDVEVPFSRHLIVMKYEDRPGIVAVYGKEFGDAEVNIAGMQIARQEAGGRALSVLSVDSPVPDGVLENVRRAIQATSLREIDIAD, from the coding sequence TTGACCAAGCCCGTCGTCGTCATCGCCGAAGAACTCTCGCCCGCCACCGTCGACGCCCTGGGGCCCGACTTCGACGTCCGATCCGTCGACGGCACCGACCGCCCGGCCCTGCTCGCGGCCCTCGCGGACGCGGACGCCGTGCTCGTGCGCTCCGCCACCAAGATCGACGCGGAGGCCATCGCCGCCGCCCCGCGCCTCCAGGTCGTCGCCCGCGCGGGCGTGGGCCTCGACAACGTCGACATCAAGGCCGCGACCACCGCGGGCGTCATGGTCGTGAACGCGCCGACCTCCAACGTCATCTCGGCCGCCGAGCTCGCCATCGGCCACATCCTCTCGCTCGCGCGCTTCATCCCGGACGCGAGCGCCTCGCTCAAGCAGGGCCTCTGGAAGCGCTCGTCCTTCACGGGCGTCGAGCTCTACGAGAAGACCATCGGCATCGTCGGCCTCGGCCGCATCGGCACGCTCGTGGCCCAGCGCCTCGCGGGCTTCGGCGCCACGCTCGTCGCGTACGACCCCTACGTCACGCCGGCCCGCGCGCAGCAGCTCGGCGTGCAGCTCCTCCCGCTCGACGAGCTGATGCAGGCCTCGGACTTCATCACCATCCACATCCCCAAGACGCCCGACACCACGGGCCTCATCTCCACGGAGCAGTTCGCGCTCGCGAAGCCGAGCTTGCGCATCGTCAACGCGAGCCGCGGCGGCATCATCGACGAGGACGCGCTGTACACGGCGCTCAAGTCGAAGCGCATCGCGGGCGCCGGCCTCGACGTGTTCGTCAGCGAGCCGCCCACGGGATCCCCGCTGCTCGACCTCGACAACATCATCGTCACGCCGCACCTCGGCGCCTCCACCGACGAGGCCCAGGAGAAGGCCGGCGTCTCGGTCGCGAAGAGCGTGCGCCTCGCCCTCGGCGGTGAGCTCGTGCCGGACGCCGTGAATGTCGCGGGCGGCGTCATCGACCCGTACGTGCGCCCCGGCATCCCGCTGATGGAGAAGCTCGGCCAGGTGTTCTCCGGCCTCGCGCACGAGGCGCTCACGAGCATCGACGTGGTCGTCCGCGGCGAGCTCGCCGGCTACGACGTCAGCGTGCTGAAGCTCGCGGCGCTCAAGGGCGTCTTCACCAACGTCGTGAGCGAGAACGTCTCCTACGTCAACGCGCCGCTGCTCGCCGAGCAGCGCGGGCTCGAGGTGCGCCTCATCACGGACGCCGTGTCGGAGGAGTACCGGAACGTCCTCAGCATCCGCGGCGCGCTGTCCGACGGCACCCAGGTGTCGGTGTCAGGCACGCTCACGGGCACCAAGCAGATCGAGAAGCTCGTCGAGATCGACGGCTACGACGTCGAGGTGCCGTTCAGCCGCCACCTCATCGTCATGAAGTACGAGGACCGCCCGGGCATCGTCGCGGTCTACGGCAAGGAGTTCGGCGACGCCGAGGTCAACATCGCCGGCATGCAGATCGCCCGCCAGGAGGCCGGCGGCCGCGCGCTCAGCGTGCTCAGCGTCGACTCGCCCGTGCCGGACGGCGTGCTGGAGAACGTGCGGCGGGCCATCCAGGCGACGTCGCTGCGCGAGATCGACATCGCCGACTGA
- a CDS encoding acetolactate synthase large subunit: protein MTPSSPPAPSPRNRAHMPALPTPPPTPQAPTAHQGDEILTGAEAVVRTLELLGVDDIFGLPGGAILPTYDPLMDSTKLRHILVRHEQGAGHAAEGYASSSGRTGVCIATSGPGATNLVTAIADAYMDSVPLLAITGQVFSTLMGTDAFQEADIVGITMPITKHSFLVTRPEDIPSTIASAYHIASTGRPGPVLVDITKDAQQLEAPFHWPPKIDLPGYRPVVKAHGKQIQAAAQLLVEAKKPVLYVGGGVIRAKAHEELLALAEAVGAPVVTTLMARGAFPDSHPQQLGMPGMHGTVPAVLALQESDLLVSLGARFDDRVTGKASLFAPHAKVVHVDVDPAEISKIRIADVPIVGDAKDVIADLAVAFREAKAASEVEQDIADWWTYLDGLREEFPLGYAEPADGQLAPQYVIQRIGEITGPEGVFASGVGQHQMWAAQFIKYERPNSWLNSGGAGTMGYSVPAAMGAKVAQPDRHVWAIDGDGCFQMTNQELATCTINDIPIKVAIINNSSLGMVRQWQTLFYEGRYSNTDLNTGGGTRMVPDFVKMADAYGALGIRVTKPEEVDDAIRLALATNDRPVVIDFVVSRDAMVWPMVPQGLSNSAVQYARDHAPDWDDDLAETGRTEK from the coding sequence CCGCCCCCCACGCCGCAGGCGCCGACCGCCCACCAGGGCGACGAGATCCTCACGGGCGCCGAGGCCGTCGTCCGCACGCTCGAGCTCCTCGGGGTCGACGACATCTTCGGCCTCCCCGGCGGTGCCATCCTCCCCACCTACGACCCGCTCATGGACTCGACGAAGCTGCGCCACATCCTCGTCCGCCACGAGCAGGGCGCCGGCCACGCCGCCGAGGGCTACGCGTCCTCGAGCGGACGCACCGGCGTCTGCATCGCCACCTCCGGCCCCGGGGCGACGAACCTCGTCACGGCCATCGCGGACGCATACATGGACTCGGTGCCGCTCCTCGCGATCACCGGCCAGGTCTTCTCCACGCTCATGGGCACCGACGCCTTCCAGGAGGCCGACATCGTGGGCATCACGATGCCCATCACGAAGCACAGCTTCCTGGTCACGCGGCCCGAGGACATCCCGTCGACCATCGCGTCGGCGTACCACATCGCCTCCACCGGCCGGCCGGGCCCGGTCCTCGTCGACATCACGAAGGACGCGCAGCAGCTCGAGGCGCCGTTCCACTGGCCGCCGAAGATCGACCTGCCCGGCTATCGGCCCGTCGTCAAGGCGCACGGCAAGCAGATCCAGGCCGCCGCGCAGCTGCTCGTCGAGGCGAAGAAGCCCGTCCTGTACGTCGGCGGCGGCGTGATCCGCGCGAAGGCGCACGAGGAGCTGCTCGCGCTGGCCGAGGCGGTCGGCGCCCCCGTCGTCACGACGCTCATGGCGCGCGGCGCGTTCCCCGACTCCCACCCGCAGCAGCTCGGCATGCCCGGGATGCACGGCACGGTGCCCGCGGTGCTCGCGCTGCAGGAGTCCGACCTGCTCGTGTCGCTCGGCGCGCGCTTCGACGACCGGGTCACCGGCAAGGCGTCGCTCTTCGCGCCGCACGCCAAGGTCGTCCACGTCGACGTGGACCCCGCCGAGATCTCCAAGATCCGCATCGCGGACGTCCCGATCGTGGGCGACGCGAAGGACGTCATCGCCGACCTGGCCGTGGCGTTCCGCGAGGCGAAGGCCGCGTCCGAGGTCGAGCAGGACATCGCCGACTGGTGGACCTACCTCGACGGCCTCCGCGAGGAGTTCCCGCTCGGCTACGCGGAGCCCGCGGACGGCCAGCTCGCGCCGCAGTACGTCATCCAGCGCATCGGCGAGATCACGGGGCCGGAGGGCGTGTTCGCGTCCGGCGTCGGCCAGCACCAGATGTGGGCCGCGCAGTTCATCAAGTACGAGCGCCCCAACTCGTGGCTCAACTCCGGCGGCGCCGGCACCATGGGCTACTCGGTGCCCGCCGCAATGGGCGCCAAGGTCGCCCAGCCGGACCGCCACGTGTGGGCGATCGACGGCGACGGCTGCTTCCAGATGACCAACCAGGAGCTCGCCACCTGCACGATCAACGACATCCCGATCAAGGTCGCGATCATCAACAACTCGTCGCTCGGCATGGTGCGCCAGTGGCAGACCCTCTTCTACGAGGGCCGCTACTCGAACACCGACCTCAACACGGGCGGCGGCACCCGCATGGTGCCCGACTTCGTGAAGATGGCCGACGCGTACGGCGCCCTCGGGATCCGCGTGACGAAGCCGGAGGAGGTGGACGACGCGATCCGCCTGGCGCTCGCGACGAACGACCGCCCCGTCGTCATCGACTTCGTGGTGAGCCGTGACGCGATGGTGTGGCCGATGGTGCCGCAGGGCCTCAGCAACAGCGCGGTGCAGTACGCCCGCGACCACGCGCCCGACTGGGACGACGACCTCGCCGAGACCGGGAGGACCGAGAAGTGA
- the ilvN gene encoding acetolactate synthase small subunit gives MSHILSLLVEDKPGLLTRVAGLFARRGFNIESLAVGASEIEGLSRITVVVDVEALPLEQVTKQLNKLINVIKIVELDPGQAVEREHLLVKVRVDNTTRSQVLEAVNLFRARVVDVATDALIIEVTGDSGKVQALLRVLEPFGIKELAQSGLLAMGRGSKSITDRVFRTP, from the coding sequence GTGAGCCACATCCTGAGCCTCCTGGTGGAGGACAAGCCCGGCCTCCTCACCCGCGTCGCAGGGCTCTTCGCCCGTCGCGGCTTCAACATCGAGTCGCTCGCGGTCGGCGCGAGCGAGATCGAGGGCCTCTCGCGGATCACGGTCGTCGTGGACGTCGAGGCTCTCCCGCTCGAGCAGGTGACGAAGCAGCTCAACAAGCTGATCAACGTCATCAAGATCGTGGAGCTCGACCCCGGGCAGGCCGTCGAGCGCGAGCACCTGCTCGTCAAGGTGCGTGTCGACAACACGACCCGCTCGCAGGTGCTCGAGGCGGTGAACCTCTTCCGCGCCCGCGTGGTCGACGTGGCCACCGACGCACTGATCATCGAGGTCACGGGCGACTCGGGCAAGGTGCAGGCGCTCCTCCGGGTGCTCGAGCCCTTCGGCATCAAGGAGCTCGCGCAGTCGGGGCTCCTCGCCATGGGGCGCGGGTCCAAGTCGATCACCGACCGCGTCTTCCGCACCCCCTAG
- a CDS encoding fumarylacetoacetate hydrolase family protein gives MKIARFSTGDDPRFGILDEEEGHLVVLTGDPMFSGYQTTGERVPLADARLLAPVIPRSKVVAVGRNYAAHAAEHGSEAPTTPLIFLKPNTSVIGPDDAIRLPADSEQVEHEGELAVVIGRITRDVSVEDARRSIFGYTIGNDVTARDIQHSESQWARAKGYDTFCPLGPVIETEGSFEDALIETRVDGELRQSGRTSEMVHSVPELIAFASRVWTLLPGDVILTGTPAGVGPFTDGQVVEVSIEGIGTLSNPARARA, from the coding sequence GTGAAGATCGCGCGATTCAGCACCGGTGACGACCCCCGCTTCGGCATCCTCGACGAGGAGGAGGGCCACCTGGTCGTCCTCACCGGCGACCCCATGTTCAGCGGCTACCAGACGACGGGGGAGCGCGTGCCGCTCGCCGACGCCCGGCTGCTCGCCCCGGTGATCCCGCGCTCCAAGGTCGTCGCGGTGGGCCGCAACTACGCGGCGCACGCGGCCGAGCACGGCAGCGAGGCGCCCACCACGCCGCTCATCTTCCTGAAGCCCAACACCTCCGTCATCGGCCCCGACGACGCGATCCGCCTCCCCGCCGACAGCGAGCAGGTCGAGCACGAAGGCGAGCTCGCGGTCGTCATCGGGCGGATCACGCGCGACGTGTCCGTGGAGGACGCGCGCCGCTCGATCTTCGGCTACACGATCGGCAACGACGTGACCGCTCGCGACATCCAGCACTCCGAGAGCCAGTGGGCCCGCGCCAAGGGGTACGACACGTTCTGCCCGCTCGGGCCGGTCATCGAGACCGAGGGCTCGTTCGAGGACGCGCTCATCGAGACCCGCGTGGACGGCGAGCTCCGCCAGTCCGGGCGCACGAGCGAGATGGTGCACTCGGTGCCCGAGCTCATCGCGTTCGCCTCGCGCGTGTGGACGCTGCTGCCCGGCGACGTGATCCTCACGGGCACGCCCGCGGGCGTCGGCCCCTTCACCGACGGCCAGGTCGTCGAGGTGTCGATCGAGGGCATCGGCACGCTCTCCAATCCCGCGCGCGCCCGCGCCTGA
- the ilvC gene encoding ketol-acid reductoisomerase, protein MTDIVYDKDADLSLIQGRKVAVIGYGSQGHAHALNLRDSGVEVVIGLKEGSTSRAKAEEQGFTVKTPSDASAWADVIVILAPDQHQRGLYADSVRDNLTEGKTLVFAHGFNIRFGYIEAPEGVDVVLVAPKGPGHTVRREFEAGRGVPVIVAVEVDASGKAWDLAWSYAKGIGGLRAGGIRTTFTEETETDLFGEQAVLCGGTSQLVQYGFETLIEAGYQPQIAYFEVLHELKLIVDLMWEGGIAKQRWSISDTAEYGDYVSGPRVISPDVKENMKAVLADIQSGAFADRFIKDQDAGAPEFLELRKKGEEHPIESTGRELRKLFAWNKADDDYTDGSVAR, encoded by the coding sequence GTGACTGACATCGTCTACGACAAGGACGCCGACCTCTCGCTCATCCAGGGTCGCAAGGTCGCCGTCATCGGCTACGGCTCGCAGGGCCACGCGCACGCGCTGAACCTCCGCGACTCCGGCGTCGAGGTCGTCATCGGCCTCAAGGAGGGCTCGACGAGCCGCGCCAAGGCCGAGGAGCAGGGCTTCACGGTGAAGACGCCGTCCGACGCATCCGCGTGGGCCGACGTGATCGTCATCCTCGCGCCCGACCAGCACCAGCGCGGCCTCTACGCGGACAGCGTCCGCGACAACCTCACCGAGGGCAAGACGCTCGTCTTCGCGCACGGGTTCAACATCCGCTTCGGCTACATCGAGGCGCCCGAGGGCGTCGACGTCGTCCTCGTCGCCCCGAAGGGCCCGGGCCACACCGTGCGCCGCGAGTTCGAGGCCGGCCGCGGCGTCCCCGTCATCGTCGCCGTCGAGGTCGACGCGTCGGGCAAGGCGTGGGACCTCGCGTGGTCGTACGCCAAGGGCATCGGCGGCCTCCGCGCCGGCGGCATCCGCACCACCTTCACCGAGGAGACGGAGACCGACCTCTTCGGCGAGCAGGCCGTGCTCTGCGGCGGCACCTCGCAGCTGGTGCAGTACGGCTTCGAGACGCTGATCGAGGCGGGCTACCAGCCGCAGATCGCGTACTTCGAGGTGCTGCACGAGCTCAAGCTCATCGTCGACCTCATGTGGGAGGGCGGCATCGCGAAGCAGCGCTGGAGCATCTCCGACACGGCCGAGTACGGCGACTACGTCTCCGGCCCGCGCGTCATCTCGCCGGACGTCAAGGAGAACATGAAGGCCGTCCTCGCGGACATCCAGTCCGGCGCGTTCGCCGACCGCTTCATCAAGGACCAGGACGCCGGCGCGCCCGAGTTCCTCGAGCTCCGCAAGAAGGGCGAGGAGCACCCGATCGAGTCGACCGGCCGCGAGCTGCGCAAGCTCTTCGCGTGGAACAAGGCCGACGACGACTACACGGACGGCTCGGTCGCCCGCTAG
- a CDS encoding DoxX family protein, translated as MSDVTWTTIQLAVRILLALVFVGMGVNHFVPKAARAMAAIIPPSFRRPGVPSPLALVRFTGVCEIAGGIGLLVEPLRLAAGIALAVFLVAVFPANAYAARHPERFGRIAIPLVPRLVAQAVLIGLVLFAGWPL; from the coding sequence ATGAGCGATGTGACGTGGACGACGATCCAGCTCGCCGTGCGGATCCTGCTGGCCCTCGTCTTCGTCGGCATGGGCGTCAACCACTTCGTGCCGAAGGCCGCGCGGGCCATGGCGGCGATCATCCCGCCGTCCTTCCGCCGCCCCGGCGTGCCCTCTCCCCTGGCGCTCGTGCGGTTCACCGGCGTGTGCGAGATCGCGGGCGGGATCGGCCTGCTGGTCGAGCCGCTGCGGCTCGCGGCGGGCATCGCGCTGGCGGTGTTCCTGGTCGCGGTCTTCCCCGCGAACGCCTACGCGGCCCGGCACCCGGAGCGCTTCGGCCGCATCGCGATCCCGCTGGTGCCGCGCCTCGTGGCGCAGGCGGTGCTGATCGGGCTCGTGCTCTTCGCGGGCTGGCCGCTCTAG
- a CDS encoding branched-chain amino acid aminotransferase: MSTTSTATAFPLSFEQTPSESARADAEREAILADPGFGKHFTDHMVQIDWTLDAGWHDARVVPYGPLQLDPAASVLHYGQEIFEGMKAYRHADGSVWTFRPDRNAARLQRSARRLALPELPTEDFVESVRQLVRADLGWVPTAAEQSLYLRPFMIANESFLGVRAAQRVGYYVIASPAGAYFTGGVAPVSIWLSTQYSRAGKGGTGAAKCGGNYAASLLPQAEAASHGCAQVLFLDSEEGRYLEELGGMNIVLVYEDGRLVTPDSESILEGITRDSILELARDRGLTVEKRRVELSEWVDGVASGEITEVFACGTAAVITPIGRLMGEGLDVGDIDAPAGELTMSLRQELTDIQYGRIPDRHGWLTRLDA; this comes from the coding sequence ATGAGCACCACCAGCACCGCCACCGCGTTCCCCCTGTCCTTCGAGCAGACCCCGTCGGAGAGCGCCCGCGCCGACGCCGAGCGGGAGGCGATCCTCGCGGACCCGGGCTTCGGCAAGCACTTCACCGACCACATGGTCCAGATCGACTGGACCCTCGACGCCGGGTGGCACGACGCGCGCGTCGTCCCGTACGGGCCGCTCCAGCTGGATCCGGCGGCGAGCGTGCTGCACTACGGTCAGGAGATCTTCGAGGGCATGAAGGCGTACCGCCACGCCGACGGATCCGTCTGGACCTTCCGCCCCGACCGCAACGCCGCCCGCCTCCAGCGCTCGGCCCGCCGCCTCGCGCTCCCCGAGCTCCCCACCGAGGACTTCGTCGAGTCCGTGCGGCAGCTGGTCCGCGCCGACCTCGGCTGGGTGCCGACGGCCGCGGAGCAGAGCCTGTACCTGCGCCCGTTCATGATCGCCAACGAGAGCTTCCTCGGCGTGCGCGCCGCCCAGCGCGTGGGCTACTACGTCATCGCGAGCCCCGCGGGCGCGTACTTCACGGGCGGGGTGGCGCCGGTGTCCATCTGGCTGTCCACGCAGTACTCCCGCGCGGGCAAGGGTGGCACGGGCGCCGCGAAGTGCGGCGGCAACTACGCGGCATCGCTCCTCCCGCAGGCCGAGGCCGCGTCGCACGGCTGCGCGCAGGTGCTCTTCCTCGACTCCGAGGAGGGCCGCTACCTCGAGGAGCTTGGCGGCATGAACATCGTGCTCGTCTACGAGGATGGCCGGCTGGTCACGCCCGACTCGGAGAGCATCCTCGAGGGCATCACGCGCGACTCGATCCTCGAGCTCGCGCGCGACCGCGGCCTCACGGTCGAGAAGCGGCGCGTGGAGCTGTCGGAGTGGGTCGACGGCGTCGCGTCGGGCGAGATCACGGAGGTGTTCGCGTGCGGCACCGCGGCGGTCATCACGCCCATCGGCCGCCTGATGGGCGAGGGCCTCGACGTCGGCGACATCGACGCGCCCGCCGGCGAGCTGACGATGTCGCTGCGCCAGGAGCTCACCGACATCCAGTACGGCCGCATCCCCGACCGCCACGGCTGGCTCACGCGCCTCGACGCGTAG
- a CDS encoding DUF6458 family protein, translating to MSIGLGIFLVVVGAILAFAVDLTVPGVDLQLVGYILMGGGALVIIIGVALLARRRTAVSETRTRIDPATGQRITRSERSDDNVV from the coding sequence ATGAGCATCGGCCTCGGAATCTTCCTCGTGGTCGTCGGCGCGATACTCGCGTTCGCCGTCGACCTCACCGTCCCCGGCGTCGACCTGCAGCTGGTCGGCTACATCCTGATGGGTGGCGGTGCGCTCGTCATCATCATCGGCGTCGCGCTCCTCGCCCGACGCCGCACGGCCGTGAGCGAGACGCGCACGCGCATCGACCCCGCGACCGGTCAGCGCATCACGCGCAGCGAGCGCTCCGACGACAACGTCGTCTGA
- a CDS encoding 3-isopropylmalate dehydrogenase, with protein MPRTISLAVVPGDGIGPEVVHEALRVLREAVPDDVSLDTTQYPFGAGHYLETGEILTDSDLAALAQHDAILLGAVGGDPRDARLAGGIIERGLLLKLRFAFDHYINLRPTTLLPGVASPLAAPGEVDFVVVREGTEGPYAGNGGVLRRGTEHEIATEVSVNTAHGVERTVRFAFELAQKRERKHVTLVHKTNVLTFAGSLWQRTVDRVAAEHPDVTVDYLHVDATMIFLVTDPSRFDVIVSDNLFGDIITDLAAAISGGIGLAASGNVNPTGAFPSMFEPVHGSAPDIAGQQKADPTAAILSVALLLDHLGLPEAAARVTAAVSADLAARAVGDTAPRSTAEVGDAVIRALSTNH; from the coding sequence ATGCCCCGCACCATCTCGCTCGCCGTCGTCCCCGGGGACGGCATCGGCCCCGAGGTCGTCCACGAGGCCCTGCGCGTGCTCCGGGAGGCGGTCCCCGACGACGTGTCGCTCGACACCACGCAGTACCCGTTCGGCGCCGGCCACTACCTCGAGACGGGGGAGATCCTCACCGACTCCGACCTCGCCGCGCTCGCGCAGCACGACGCGATCCTGCTGGGCGCCGTCGGCGGCGACCCCCGCGACGCGCGCCTCGCCGGCGGCATCATCGAGCGCGGCCTGCTGCTCAAGCTCCGCTTCGCGTTCGACCACTACATCAACCTGCGGCCCACCACGCTGCTGCCCGGGGTCGCCTCGCCGCTCGCCGCGCCCGGCGAGGTCGACTTCGTCGTCGTCCGCGAGGGCACCGAGGGGCCGTACGCGGGCAACGGCGGCGTGCTGCGTCGCGGCACCGAGCACGAGATCGCGACCGAGGTGTCGGTGAACACGGCGCACGGCGTGGAGCGCACCGTGCGGTTCGCGTTCGAGCTGGCCCAGAAGCGCGAGCGCAAGCACGTGACCCTCGTGCACAAGACCAACGTGCTGACCTTCGCCGGATCCCTCTGGCAGCGCACCGTCGACCGCGTCGCCGCCGAGCACCCGGACGTCACGGTCGACTACCTGCACGTCGACGCCACGATGATCTTCCTGGTCACCGACCCGTCCCGCTTCGACGTGATCGTCTCCGACAACCTGTTCGGCGACATCATCACCGACCTGGCCGCGGCCATCTCGGGCGGCATCGGCCTCGCGGCGTCCGGCAACGTGAACCCCACGGGCGCGTTCCCGAGCATGTTCGAGCCGGTGCACGGATCCGCGCCCGACATCGCCGGGCAGCAGAAGGCCGACCCGACCGCGGCGATCCTCTCGGTCGCGCTCCTGCTCGACCACCTCGGCCTGCCCGAGGCCGCCGCGCGCGTCACGGCAGCGGTGTCGGCCGACCTCGCCGCGCGCGCCGTGGGCGACACGGCACCCCGATCCACCGCGGAGGTCGGCGACGCCGTCATCCGCGCCCTCTCCACGAACCACTGA
- a CDS encoding MFS transporter — MSTPRTASVPVTAGTGRAGRRQWAALVVLMLPVLLVSIDNTVLSFAMPSIARDLEPSGAAQLWVIDAYPLVLAGLLVAMGNMGDRYGRRRLLMIGAAGFGLVSALAAFATDASQLIAARAALGFFGAMLMPSTLSLLRTIFTDRKQRRLAIAIWASGFSGGSALGPLVGGVLLEHFWWGSVFLVAVPVMLPLLILTPLLVPESKDPAPGPIDGIAILLSLATVAPIVYAIKTFATEGATPLAIAAPVVGVVAGILFVRRMSRARNPMLDVALFREPVFTGAVLVNLLSVVSLVGFLFFVTQHLQLVAGLDPLAAGFALIPGSVVVIVSGLVIVPIVARARPSRVVAIALALSAAAYVILAATGRDASVGLLVFAFCLLGAGIGASQTISNDLIIAAVPPAKAGAASAVSETAYEVGAVLGTAVLGSILTASYRTGLTLPAGLSDGDASAARETLGGAVSVAERVPADVGAALLESAHRAFDGGVVTTSIIGALLMVGAIVISLTSLRRASSHD; from the coding sequence ATGTCCACGCCCCGCACCGCATCCGTCCCCGTGACCGCCGGCACCGGCCGCGCCGGGCGACGCCAGTGGGCCGCGCTCGTGGTGCTGATGCTCCCGGTGCTCCTCGTCTCCATCGACAACACGGTGCTGAGCTTCGCGATGCCGTCCATCGCGCGCGACCTCGAGCCGTCGGGCGCCGCCCAGCTCTGGGTCATCGACGCGTACCCGCTCGTGCTCGCGGGGCTCCTCGTCGCGATGGGCAACATGGGGGACCGCTACGGCCGGCGGCGCCTCCTCATGATCGGCGCGGCCGGCTTCGGCCTCGTCTCGGCCCTCGCCGCGTTCGCGACCGACGCGTCGCAGCTCATCGCCGCGCGCGCCGCCCTCGGCTTCTTCGGCGCGATGCTCATGCCCTCCACGCTGTCGCTCCTGCGCACCATCTTCACCGACCGGAAGCAGCGCCGCCTCGCCATCGCGATCTGGGCGTCGGGCTTCTCCGGCGGGTCCGCGCTCGGCCCGCTCGTGGGCGGCGTGCTGCTCGAGCACTTCTGGTGGGGATCCGTGTTCCTCGTCGCCGTGCCCGTGATGCTGCCGCTGCTGATCCTCACGCCCCTGCTCGTGCCGGAGTCGAAGGACCCGGCACCGGGTCCGATCGACGGGATCGCGATCCTGCTGTCGCTCGCGACCGTGGCGCCCATCGTCTACGCGATCAAGACGTTCGCGACCGAGGGCGCCACGCCGCTCGCGATCGCCGCGCCCGTCGTGGGCGTGGTCGCCGGCATCCTCTTCGTGCGCCGCATGTCGCGCGCCCGGAATCCCATGCTCGACGTCGCGCTCTTCCGCGAGCCGGTCTTCACGGGCGCGGTGCTCGTCAACCTGCTGAGCGTCGTCTCGCTCGTCGGCTTCCTCTTCTTCGTGACGCAGCACCTGCAGCTGGTCGCGGGCCTCGACCCGCTCGCGGCCGGGTTCGCGCTCATCCCGGGATCCGTGGTGGTCATCGTCTCGGGCCTCGTGATCGTGCCGATCGTGGCGCGCGCCCGCCCGTCGCGCGTCGTCGCGATCGCGCTGGCGCTCTCGGCGGCCGCCTACGTGATCCTCGCGGCCACGGGCCGCGACGCGTCCGTCGGGCTGCTGGTGTTCGCGTTCTGCCTGCTGGGCGCGGGCATCGGCGCCTCGCAGACCATCTCGAACGACCTCATCATCGCGGCCGTCCCGCCGGCCAAGGCGGGCGCGGCGTCCGCGGTCTCGGAGACGGCGTACGAGGTGGGCGCGGTGCTCGGCACGGCCGTGCTCGGCAGCATCCTCACCGCGAGCTACCGCACGGGCCTCACGCTTCCGGCCGGGCTGTCCGACGGCGACGCGAGCGCGGCGCGCGAGACGCTCGGGGGAGCGGTGTCGGTCGCCGAGCGCGTGCCCGCCGACGTGGGCGCGGCGCTGCTGGAGTCGGCGCACCGCGCGTTCGACGGCGGCGTGGTGACGACGTCGATCATCGGCGCCCTGCTCATGGTCGGCGCGATCGTCATCTCGCTCACGAGCCTGCGCCGCGCGAGCTCGCACGACTGA
- a CDS encoding TetR/AcrR family transcriptional regulator, with protein MPAATPDDPAPESETDAASDPASSSGGTARDRILDAFEELLVQQGERGTTLEAVAAAAGVSKGGLLYHFGGKEALVDGLLARMAALAREDVERLRRAERGPVDRWIRGSLSTATPFDRAYVATSRLAQGNHPRARDALTHLQDEWAAVILEAVGDPAVARAVLLIGDGLYYNSALQPWLGGSAPADEALDELIRVVDDLVRLRSTRG; from the coding sequence ATGCCCGCCGCCACGCCCGACGACCCCGCGCCCGAATCCGAGACCGACGCCGCATCCGACCCGGCGTCCTCCTCCGGCGGGACCGCGCGCGACCGCATCCTCGACGCCTTCGAGGAGCTGCTCGTGCAGCAGGGCGAGCGCGGCACGACCCTCGAGGCGGTCGCCGCCGCGGCCGGCGTCTCCAAGGGCGGGCTGCTCTACCACTTCGGCGGCAAGGAGGCGCTCGTCGACGGCCTGCTCGCGCGCATGGCGGCGCTCGCGCGCGAGGACGTCGAGCGGTTGCGGCGGGCGGAGCGCGGACCCGTCGATCGGTGGATCCGCGGATCGCTGTCCACCGCCACGCCCTTCGACCGCGCGTACGTCGCGACCTCCCGGCTCGCGCAGGGCAACCACCCGCGCGCCCGCGACGCCCTCACGCACCTGCAGGACGAGTGGGCCGCCGTGATCCTCGAGGCCGTGGGCGACCCGGCCGTGGCGCGCGCCGTGCTCCTCATCGGCGACGGCCTCTACTACAACAGCGCGCTGCAGCCGTGGCTCGGCGGATCCGCGCCCGCCGACGAGGCGCTCGACGAGCTCATCCGCGTGGTCGACGACCTCGTGCGGCTCCGCTCGACGCGCGGCTGA